The genomic region ACGAATCGTCGATCTGGTGGCGCCTAATGATTTTCGGATGCCTATTTCCCGGGTTCGCTCCGTAACGGAAACCAGCATGATGTTCATTAATCCAATGGAAGCACCCAAGAGTGTGATGAAGCCAATAATAGTTGCAGCCATGGTAACATTACTTAAGGAGTCGATGACCATTCCCGCCAGACTGTCGCTTTGCGTGATTTCAAAACTATTGCCCTGTCCTGTCCGATCCTTCCTAATATTGCGCATTGCGCCAATTGCTTCTCCGGTAGCCGGCTCCAGATCGGTGGTCTGGTTTAACTTTACGGTGATAGAGTAGGTGGTATTATCAGTAGCAAAATCCTGCTTCACGTTTAACAAAGGCACCAGACAAATTTTATCTCCTCCAAAGCCCATACTGGAACCTTTTTCCGCCAAAGTGCCAATTACTCTGTACTTCGCCGCTCCAACACTCACAATTTGATCTATCGCCGATGTTTTCGGGAAGAGCTTATCTACGAGCTCCTTTCCTAAAATGCAGGAATGTACTCCGTTTTCAAGGTCATGAGTAGTGAAATTACGCCCTGCGGTCAAGATGTAACCGGAAACATTGATATATTCAGCATCCACTCCCATTACCGTGATGTTTGGATTGGATTTGACGCCATTGAATTTTATTACTCCAACGGGAGTAGCCATAGCTGAAACGGAAACTATAGAAGGATAATTGAAATTCTTTGCAAAATCCGTAGCCTGATAGTAGGTGATTTTGGCATGCTTCTTTGCGCGCTTCGATTTTCCACCCATATGGATGTTCATCCCGGAATTTCTAATGGTAAAGGAATTTGAGCCCATACTCGAAAAACTATCATTAATAGACCCTTTTAATGCATCAATGGAGGTCAGAATTCCCACTAAAGCCATGATACCGAATGCAATAATGAGGATAGTCAGAACCGTACGGAGCATTTGGCTGCGTATCGCGGTAAGGGCTATTTTGACGTTTTCACGTATCGTCATTGGTCAAAAGTATTGAGGAAAAGCGGATTTCTGTTACAATTGTGAAGAAGTGGTTAAAATTCGTTGTGAAATGTGGAATTAGGTACCTATATTTGTAATATTGCGTTTAAGAACAAATTAAAACAGATATATATCAATGAAAAAAATCTTCATCGCAGCAGCCTTCATGGCATTCTGCTCTGCCGGTTCTGTATTAGCTCAGGCTCCTGCAACCGGTACTTCAACTTCAATTAGTGTTGAAAAAGCAGACGAAACTCAAGCTGACACTAAGAAAGAAACTAAAGCGGCTTCTTGCTGTTCAAAAAAATCAGCTTCAAAATCTTCTTGCGCTGATGCCGGTAAAACAGCTAAAAAATCCTCTTGCTGCCAAAAAGCAGGTCATACTGATGCCAAAGCAGAAGGTACTGAGTAAAAAGCAAAAACTAACTAATTCTTCAAAGAATTTGGTCAATAGCCTCCGGTTTCCGGGGGCTATTTCATTTTATTTAAGCTGTAGAATTTATTACTGTCTAAAATTTTAGCTTCCGGCTTCCGGCTTCCGGCTACCAGCTTCCGGCTACCGGCTACAGGCTTCCAGCTACCGGCTACCGGCTTCCAGCTTCCAGCTACCGGCTACATGCTACTTGCTATTTGCTATTTGCTTAAGATTAAATTGACGGCTGTAAAATTATCACATTCTTAAAAATTTAAATTGTCAATATAAAATCCATTCCATCGAGGCTTAGCGATCAAATCATTCAATACATCTGGTCTTCGCGATCCACTCATTAAACACATCGCTTGGCTATCCACTCATTCAACACATCGCATGGCGATCCATTCATTCAACACATTTTCAAATTTTCAAATTTTCAAATTTTCAAATTTTCAAATCGACAATTCGTCAACTCCCCAGGTGTTCCAAAATCTCTTCCAGCCGTCTGATAGTAATCACCGGAAGTTCATGACATTTTTCGATTCCCGGAGCGAAATGAACCGCGGTCATACCTGCATTTAAAGCACCAAAAACATCTGTTTGATAAGTATCCCCTATCATCATGCAATCGGAAATGTTTGCCGCTCCCGCTTGCTTTACGGCATGCGTAAAAATTTTCGGGTCGGGTTTATGAACCCCAACTTCCTCCGATATAAAAACAGTATCAAAATATTTATCCAATCCGGAGGCTTTTAGTTTTATATGCTGAGCTTCTTTGAATCCATTGGTGATGATACTAAGGTGATAGCGTCCATGTAATTGGTCAAGCAATTCAAGTGCGCCCGGTATCAGATGTTTTTTATTGGGAGTACGCTCAACGAAATGATCCGCTATTTGATGTGCGACTTTTGTGTCATGAATTTCAAAATCCTGTAAGGTGTTCAGGAAACGATGAACACGTACTGCATCCTTTCCAACTTTGTTCTCAGCATACAAACCCCATAAACGTTCGTTATGATTTTTATAACAACTATGAAATTGCTCGAAATCGGGAATCCCTTTCTCTTCGAGTTGTTGATCGATGAAAATTTCTCTCAGACTTTCTTCAGCGTTTCGGTCAGTATCCCACAAGGTATGGTCGAGATCAAAGAATATATGGCTATGTTTTTTCATGGTATGACCTGTTCCTGTAAATCTTTTACGGTGGCTACGTGGTACAACTCAAAGGCCATTGTCATAGTGACGGACCAAAGCATTAAAGAGATGAACATATATAAAAAGATTTTCTTTCTGTTTGATTCAAGACTATTGGCGACAATCGTTCCGATCGGAATTGAAAGTATAACCGGTGTAATGATGGCAATTCCGGTTAGACCGTATTTTTTCCAGACTTTAACAATCCGCCTGTTGCGTTTGGTGAAAATACGCCTTTTATACTCTTCTTTTGCAATATACTCGTACTTAATTTCTATGTCTCCGTCAATATCCGCGACCGGAGTGGAGAAGGGTTGTGGTTTAGAAAAATGTTTTCTGACTTTATTCACGATCCAGTGCTCGAGTGTAAAAAATGGCTGAGAAAGATAAGTAAATATGATGACCGCCAGCATTCCACCAATAACACTGTAGAGCACCGTTTCCAGATTTGAAACATCATAACGTTTATCATAGTACGCAAATGGAGGTCCCGCCACAAATTTTACGCTGCTCAGTAATATAACCTGTATTATTTTCCAGAGTTCTCCCATCTACAACTTTTAATGAATTGCAAAATTACTCGTTATGAAAGGATAATTCCCGCTTAAAGTTTGAATAGTTATTGCATTCAGATAAAATTCCATTTCATTTTTTAAGATAGAATGGAGAAAACCAGACGAGAAATCCGATCAGTAGTTATGTAATAAAATTTTGTATTACTGTTTTTCTCCGTAGGCAAGGTCGCCGGCATCTCCTAGTCCGGGAACTATATAGGCCTGTGCCGTCAATTCTTCGTCAATGGCTCCTATCCAGAGATCTACCTCTTCCGGCATATTTTTCTTAATAAATTCAATTCCCTGTGAGCTGGCCAACGCCGCAACAATATGCGTGTGGCGTGGTTTACCATACTCAAGAATGGCTTTAAATGTAGTGACAAGAGAAGCCCCTGTTGCCAGCATCGGATCTGCCAGAATTAATATTCTTCCTTCAAGTGAAGGACTACTGACATATTCCAGGCGAATATCAAAACTACCATCTTTATGATGTTTTCTGTAGGCACTGATAAAGGCATTGTCGGCGTGATCAAAGTAGTTTAAAACGCCCTGATGCAAGGGAAGGCCCGCACGAAGTATTGTACCTACTACAGGTTGTTCTGAGGGCAATGAAATATTTGCAATGCCTAGTGGAGTAGTGACCTCCTGATTAGCGTATGGGAGCTTTCGACTGATTTCCATGGCAGCAATTTCACCGATCCGCTCAAGGTTTCTTCTGAAGCGCATACGGTCATTCTGAACTTCTACATTCCGGAGTTCTGCGATAAACTGATTGATGATGGAATTGCCTTCACTAAGTAGATGTACCATGTTTTTTTAGATGTATAACCCCCCGTTTATATGAATGACTTGCCCCGTTGTAAAGGAGGCATCTGTACTGCACAAATATACTACAGCTGCAGCAAGTTCTGACGCATGTCCCAAACGTCCTGCAGGAGTTTGCTTTTGTAAATCTTTACGAATGTCATCTTCAACTGAACTGATCATGCCGGCATCAAAATATCCGGGAGCAATACAGTTTACCGTTATACCGAAGCGTGATAACTCAACCGCTTGTGCCCGTGTCAGCCCTTCCAGTG from Bacteroidota bacterium harbors:
- a CDS encoding ABC transporter permease, whose translation is MTIRENVKIALTAIRSQMLRTVLTILIIAFGIMALVGILTSIDALKGSINDSFSSMGSNSFTIRNSGMNIHMGGKSKRAKKHAKITYYQATDFAKNFNYPSIVSVSAMATPVGVIKFNGVKSNPNITVMGVDAEYINVSGYILTAGRNFTTHDLENGVHSCILGKELVDKLFPKTSAIDQIVSVGAAKYRVIGTLAEKGSSMGFGGDKICLVPLLNVKQDFATDNTTYSITVKLNQTTDLEPATGEAIGAMRNIRKDRTGQGNSFEITQSDSLAGMVIDSLSNVTMAATIIGFITLLGASIGLMNIMLVSVTERTREIGIRKSLGATRSTIRRQFLVEAIVICQLGGLTGIILGVSIGNLISMAVGGAFIVPWDWIGLGVGLCFIVGLLSGIYPAIKASNLDPIEALRYE
- a CDS encoding noncanonical pyrimidine nucleotidase, YjjG family, with amino-acid sequence MKKHSHIFFDLDHTLWDTDRNAEESLREIFIDQQLEEKGIPDFEQFHSCYKNHNERLWGLYAENKVGKDAVRVHRFLNTLQDFEIHDTKVAHQIADHFVERTPNKKHLIPGALELLDQLHGRYHLSIITNGFKEAQHIKLKASGLDKYFDTVFISEEVGVHKPDPKIFTHAVKQAGAANISDCMMIGDTYQTDVFGALNAGMTAVHFAPGIEKCHELPVITIRRLEEILEHLGS
- the upp gene encoding uracil phosphoribosyltransferase, translating into MVHLLSEGNSIINQFIAELRNVEVQNDRMRFRRNLERIGEIAAMEISRKLPYANQEVTTPLGIANISLPSEQPVVGTILRAGLPLHQGVLNYFDHADNAFISAYRKHHKDGSFDIRLEYVSSPSLEGRILILADPMLATGASLVTTFKAILEYGKPRHTHIVAALASSQGIEFIKKNMPEEVDLWIGAIDEELTAQAYIVPGLGDAGDLAYGEKQ